The following nucleotide sequence is from Nothobranchius furzeri strain GRZ-AD chromosome 6, NfurGRZ-RIMD1, whole genome shotgun sequence.
ggggtgatagatgcctcagagattattcagttattatttttaaggcaaaattctgtttcttaacctctttatccaggtaaagggaagtttattaagacattaagtaagttggggggaaaaaacaacaacaataaaacatttttattcaaagctgtctcagggccccttcctgcagtgggccctgggtaaacgccccccccccccccccccccagttgacGCCCCTGACCTTTAGCATCACACTGTTCCTTTATTTGTGCCTTTGCATAACTAATACAGAATCTACTGTGAGTATGTCTTTGATAATTATCACAGAGGTTTTGCTTCTCCTAAAGGATATGCCCCTTCTGTTGCTTTTATCGCCAACCTTTTTAATTTCTGGTTAACCCACAGGAGTTTGTGAACATGACCCTGTCCTGGTGCCACGTCGCCAGCTTCGCTGAGACAACAACACGATAAGGAATCAATAGCCTCCTTCTAGTTCCTTTCACACTGTGATTGAAAGGTGTGAACAAGTGTGTGGCATTAAAATAGGTTTTCTCAGATGTCTTGCTTTGATCCAAAATTGGTAAGTAGATCAAACAGCAAATGTGTTGCATGTGAATGTAAAATACATGCATGAGTCCAGAACATTTATGTGCTTTTGATATTAAAATAGACCTTTTTAATCTTCTCCAGGGGAAATAAGTCGAATCAATCATGCTCGGGTTTTGAGGCAATGCGTTTTATGTATGCAAAACCACGCTTACCTGTTTAGCCACATAGCTGCACATGAATGGATTTTGTATATGCTGCTGCCACACACGGTTAACATCTGTCTTCTAGTGTCAATACATTTCAGTAATTTGATTCAGTTGAGTCATTTGTTCTGTCACGGTTTACCTGAAACACATTTCCATTAAAGTCCGTACATGGTAGcccaagtaaataataataataataatacattttatttcaaagcacctttcaggacacccaaggtcacaaaTGTCATCTTGTGTAAAAATGGATAAGGGAAGCGAGATCTAGAGAGATGTTCCTGTCTTATTTCCTGGATGTAAGGAAATTAGCATTTGTCTCAAACACCAAGTTCAGTCGTTCCTCCAacgcattttcagtggtctctagtataagtcAATGTCTTGTGAGTCGATTCCTGAGAAGAAAACAAGATTTGCAGCTTGTGTTTCAGGAACTTGAGCCAGAGCAGGTGGAAGCAGAATGTTGCAGGATGTggagtattatttcctgatatttggacatgtcatctctgattggctgataACAACACACCTCAACCACAAACTCAGTTTGCACTGCAGTGGTAACGTTTTGTATGTCTGAAGCAGTTCTGCCatgtggagttgccaatgctaatggttagcttcaactagccgaGAGGCTCTGCTGAACGCTAAATAGCAACAGCAGCATTTCcctaagatgggtgaatccataaaTGCTGATTTTCATTTTGACATGGAATTGACTGacttttctaatccaagagttTACCTGCAGCAAAGCATAAAAAGCACTAAAAACATCTCACTAGTGCCACATGCATCCATTTGGTTTCATGTCAACCGATACTGTAATTATGTTCCAGCAATATCTATTTTAGCACGGCGCCAACAACCACTCCCCATGACAAACCCAGATTAAGTGAGCTTTATTAAGAACTACAAAGTACTGATATTTATTTTAGAAATTATTACATAATGAAGATGTGGAAACTTGCAATTTTCTTGAGATGAAAGgatattttaaatgaaaaaatgCGAACCATTTGTGTTATTTAAATATGTCTGCTGAGGATTATTTAGGGAGTGTTTCTCCACCTCCACCACATGAAAAGTGCAGTTTGGGGTAAAGCAGAGGTTTTTCCAGTAGTAGTCGTTTTGCACATATGGAGCAATTACCTAAATAACAAGAACAACCTAAGATTAATCTACAGTAACAGATATCTACAGTAACATTTCTGCAGATATGTTTCAATTACCGTTGTCGAGTCATTTCATGAGTATGTCCAGAATTGAAAAATTTACTAGTGATAAAGATTCTGTTAAAGCTACATGATATAATGCATCTtgataggagccagttgaggttgctcAGGCATTTGGtccagatgcctcctggacgcctccctgaggtTCTCCGGGAACGACCGActtggagaagacctaaaggaagacccaggacacgctggaaggtCTATGTCTCTTAGCTGGTCAGGGAATGAGGAGAGGGAGATCTGGGCCTCTTGTCCTAGGGTGCTGCCCCCACGATCCAACTCCAGATAAACTgattaaaatggatggatggataaaatgcaTGTTGCTATAACCATAGCTTTATGTTTTCCTGTTTCTTCATCCTTTCACGTCTTCCTCTGCATCTTTTTCCTCGTTTGTCTTAGTCACTTTTACCTATTTCTCCCCCCTCCTCCTTCCTCTCCATCCCCTTCAGcttttttgtccttttctttcACTCCTTCTTCATCAACTTTTGCATCTTCTTTTACCACTTCTCCCTCATCCATTTCTTCTTCGACCTCCTCTCCAGTCAGACGCTCCAGATCTGCGATTCGTTGCTTCAGAGCTTGGCCAGAGGCTTTATAATTTCCTAAAACCTTCTTAAGCTTCACCTGCATCAGCTCCATCGTTGTGTACAACTTGGTGACCTTCTCCTCCAGCTCTTTAGTCTCAGGCTTGATGTTGGCCGGATCCAAATCTATCAAACCGTCTTTCATTAAGATCTGCCGTCCCTTTTCTTCTAGCATGGCTTTGGCATCTGGGTACTCTGTCAGTGACTCCATTAAATCATCCTTAGACAAGCAGAAGAGGTCAGAATATCCAATGCTGCGAATATTAGCCGTCCTCCTGTTGCCTGCTTTGCTGCCTTTAATATTAAGTATGCTGATTTCACCAAAATAGCTTCCACTTCCCAACACAACAAATTGCGTGACACCATCATCAGCAACAACCGCAAGCTTTCCATCTTTTATAATGTACATCTCACGACCGATGTCACCCTTCTTGCAGATGTAATCTCCAGGACTGAACACCTGTGGACGGAGTTTGAGCACCAGCTGGATTAAAAGACCTGCCTCACAGTCTGCAAAGATACGAACTTTCTGCAGGGTGTCCATGTGGACCTGGATGGCTATTTCTGCTCTCAGTTTGTCTGGGAGGTACCGCAGCACCTCTCTCTCGTTCTGGGCCTTCCCGTTATTCCACAGGTAGTCAAACCACTTGATGACTCGCAGCTCAAGTTCCTTGCTGACTCTTCGGacctaaaaaatgaaaaaaataaaaagatgctaGCATTAAATTAATTTAGGGCAAGGGTTAATTCAATGGCCTTTGCAAGTGCATTCTGTAAGGCAAGATGTTTCACAATTTGTAAGAAATAAGGCTGTATCAGAGCATTAGACAGGCCCCTATCCTCAGATTGTTTGAGTCACTATTTGAAAATTATTATTGTCTAGCCTTTGACGCAGATGATCTCTGAACATACCAGCTTTCATTGCTTTTTTGGCTCTTAAGTCTTTAATTGTGCAACATTTTCACAGTTTTTAGTACAATTGTCTGTTTTTTGTAGATTTTTTTTGTCATACACATACTTATGTGTCCGGTACTTTGGTCTCCCAGTGAAATTGCAAAATAATTTTTGCTCAACAATGCAATAAACAAGCACtatattaataaataaaacaaattattTAGATCTTTTAAAAAAGGGTCTCAAATGTTTGCTTataaaaaacattaaattctaTTGATTTGTTAGAAGTTTTACCTAATCCAGGAGTTTTATTTCCATGTTGAACAAATGGCTCATGAGAACACCTTACATTTTTATGAGAAATTACATCTCAATATTGCCAGCGGTGGCTACCGTTTCCCTGGGGAGTGTAGATTAACATGATAGAGGTTCTTTAATGTGCTTCTGTTAATGGACCAAATCCTAAAGGCTTGAAATGAAGTtgaacgcaacagaaaatctcaaAGGTTGAACTTAAAGTGCTTAATATCAATGTTTCTCACAATACAGAGTGTTTGAGTGAAGAGTCAGGGCTGACTTTTTGCCATTATCACACCAAATTTTGGTTCAATGTTTATAAATCAACTGTTATGGTTTTTTGAAAGTCAGTTTACTCAGGCAACCATCTTACATCAGGTTGACTCCAACAGTTGTGCAAGTACAGTGGTttctcatttttgaggttgtcatTAAAGTGGGTTGTTAGATGTTTGCACATAGTCAAACGGCGtagactccatccatccatccatccatccatccatccatccatccatccatccatccatccatccaaccatccatccatccatccaaccaaccatccaaggtTTGGAGCAAAGATCTTACTAAATCAGCCGTTCCAAATAGATACACCAGAGATGAGTCTTTTATACTACAGCATCAAACCTTTATTCAGTAGCTTTAAAACTGACTGATTTGACggattttaattgtttagaagttCAGTTGGTGGAATTCTTGATAGGTTATTTAAGTACATGATTATTTCTTCATTTGTCCTgtggtttattaaaaaaaatcagcAACAAAAAATTCAGACGCAGGCAAGAAAATATAGTTAGCTCATCATCTGTCTATGGGTGTTAACAATAAAAAGGTATGATAAAGACTTGAAGTGGATATTCACCTGCATGTATTGTTTGATGTTGTCAATGCGAGCCTGAAACTGGGCTTGGGCTGCATTCATATTGGAAATCATGGTGGCTATGTTTCCCACTATGGTGGCAAAGATCAAGACTCCGACTAAGAAGTCCATAACATGGAAGAAAAATTCTGAGTCAAGAGCTGGGGGTGGGGTTTCTCCAATGGTTGTCAGAGTCAGAGTGGACCAGTAGAGGCTGAAAGCGTACTTTCTCATTGGTTGTCCAAACTCAGGTTCCTCCGGATTATCCAAAGCAGGGTAGACCCAGTCATCAGCTCCAAAGCCAATGGATTTAGAGAAGGAAAAGTACAGGCAGGCATTCCAGTGGATGAtaatgaggatgtacatgattaGGTTTGCAATGCGGAAGATGTTTGGGTAGTTTGTTTTAGTCTCGGTCCTGGTGAAGAACTCCATCATTCGGCCAATTCTCAGCAGCTTGTTGATGCGGATCTCTGGATAGTCGAGGCCGAGGATAAGGTAGAAGATGTCTGTGGGCAGCATGGAGATAACATCGAGACGAAACTGAAAGCTTTTCATGTACTCATCTCGAAGCAGCTTCTCATCTTTCACCAGCAGGCCTTGCTCAAGGTAGCCTGTGAGAAAACAAAaaacattgtgtttttttccatcaATATGATGACTTAGGTCCATAAAAAGTTGTTCACCTGCCCTCTCGAACATCCCCTGTGCTCATTTATGGAGCCTACTGAAGCGAGGATAGATTGATTCCTGTTATTGACACAACTGTGAGTGTAATGGGGAATATGATTTATAAACTGTTTAGTGCATGAAGGAAACTAAACTTTCAAGTTTAGCATTAGCCAAAATTGCAATAAAAATGACATATTTGAATGTCCGAATGTTAAAATGCTCTGACGTGTTGACTTTTCTGTttcttttttcattgttgctacgAGCAGCACAACAAATGTTCGAGCAGTATTGTCTAAATAACGACTGGTCAACATGGTGACACTAAATTGTGATAGATTTGAACGTGTTGACAATCTGCCGAACAGAAAGACAAAGGTCCATGGACTGCCCGTAGGGATGAGAAAGTGTGCTCAAGGATGGTTTCCGCCAGGGCCATTTTAGATGTGACACATTCTAAGGCTGATCGCTCCTCATGAAAGAAACTAAAGCCTTGGGCGGCCCGGAGACAGACGTGTCATTTTAAACAGAAGacattatagttaatgagagtggctaCACGGGCAGCGCCGCATCCCAGAAGCGCTGCGGCGCTGAAGAAAGGCACCAGTTCTATTTCAAGCCCTGCCGTTTACTACATTATGgaatactttacaacagacattatgaCGTGGAACGGCTTTACGACACATACCCagccgcagttttgataacttatcctaatgatcttaaaatattctaataaatagcgtgCTTATCCATTTTTTATGAATTAGAGttgcgcggatacaagcggccgaaaagagttttctccgaagagcggctgggctct
It contains:
- the cnga1a gene encoding cyclic nucleotide gated channel subunit alpha 1a isoform X2, coding for MTTCTTLPSISPAAHVAAELTTDGEEQSEDDDLAPPSNHLANVNNSNNNEEEKKQKKKKEKKEKKEKKVKKKKKDEKEAREKEKEKEKEKEKEKEKEKEKEKEKEKEKEKEKDKEKPKEVFVINPAGNLYYNWLFFITLPVMYNWTMIIARACFEELQRDYILYWVLLDYTSDLIYLADMFFRTRTGYLEQGLLVKDEKLLRDEYMKSFQFRLDVISMLPTDIFYLILGLDYPEIRINKLLRIGRMMEFFTRTETKTNYPNIFRIANLIMYILIIIHWNACLYFSFSKSIGFGADDWVYPALDNPEEPEFGQPMRKYAFSLYWSTLTLTTIGETPPPALDSEFFFHVMDFLVGVLIFATIVGNIATMISNMNAAQAQFQARIDNIKQYMQVRRVSKELELRVIKWFDYLWNNGKAQNEREVLRYLPDKLRAEIAIQVHMDTLQKVRIFADCEAGLLIQLVLKLRPQVFSPGDYICKKGDIGREMYIIKDGKLAVVADDGVTQFVVLGSGSYFGEISILNIKGSKAGNRRTANIRSIGYSDLFCLSKDDLMESLTEYPDAKAMLEEKGRQILMKDGLIDLDPANIKPETKELEEKVTKLYTTMELMQVKLKKVLGNYKASGQALKQRIADLERLTGEEVEEEMDEGEVVKEDAKVDEEGVKEKDKKAEGDGEEGGGGRNR
- the cnga1a gene encoding cyclic nucleotide gated channel subunit alpha 1a isoform X1 — its product is MLRNQKTPKKRSDLISVTMTTCTTLPSISPAAHVAAELTTDGEEQSEDDDLAPPSNHLANVNNSNNNEEEKKQKKKKEKKEKKEKKVKKKKKDEKEAREKEKEKEKEKEKEKEKEKEKEKEKEKEKEKEKDKEKPKEVFVINPAGNLYYNWLFFITLPVMYNWTMIIARACFEELQRDYILYWVLLDYTSDLIYLADMFFRTRTGYLEQGLLVKDEKLLRDEYMKSFQFRLDVISMLPTDIFYLILGLDYPEIRINKLLRIGRMMEFFTRTETKTNYPNIFRIANLIMYILIIIHWNACLYFSFSKSIGFGADDWVYPALDNPEEPEFGQPMRKYAFSLYWSTLTLTTIGETPPPALDSEFFFHVMDFLVGVLIFATIVGNIATMISNMNAAQAQFQARIDNIKQYMQVRRVSKELELRVIKWFDYLWNNGKAQNEREVLRYLPDKLRAEIAIQVHMDTLQKVRIFADCEAGLLIQLVLKLRPQVFSPGDYICKKGDIGREMYIIKDGKLAVVADDGVTQFVVLGSGSYFGEISILNIKGSKAGNRRTANIRSIGYSDLFCLSKDDLMESLTEYPDAKAMLEEKGRQILMKDGLIDLDPANIKPETKELEEKVTKLYTTMELMQVKLKKVLGNYKASGQALKQRIADLERLTGEEVEEEMDEGEVVKEDAKVDEEGVKEKDKKAEGDGEEGGGGRNR